A section of the Anabaena cylindrica PCC 7122 genome encodes:
- a CDS encoding lamin tail domain-containing protein, whose product MALTAGNIAFVGFNADGNDNIAFVALVDINPNEVIIFEDNEWNGTAWVDTNEGAFSWTSNVLIPAGTIVRIDNIGSGDIAASTGTVTQPVAERGTNRGLSASSEVLYAYQGDAASPTFMTAIANSGFSTTNGLLTNTGLTAGVNALDLSSLAAGGADVAVFNGARTNQANFAAYLPIINNPSNWIAQDGAGDQSIDTIAPDVPFSDTAFTLGAASIVGITLSQSGGTTNVTEGGATDSYTIVLNSQPTADVIITLNGDSQVTTSSNSLTFTTANWNVGQTVTVSAVDDAILEDSHLGTISHSVTSVDANYNGLAIANVTANITDNDSTGASGITIQITEYLYSGGNGEFVELTNLSDSPVDLTGWSYSDSNRTPGTFSLSGFGTVEAGESVIFTETADTAAFRTAWGLDATVKVIGDSSPGLGRGDEINIYDNNNQLVDRLTYDDQAIGGVRTQNVSGWTEIDNLGINDATKWKLSTIADAQSSVLSTANDIGNPGRYVIGVVPTVILTQTGSNTSVAENGVTDTYTLALTTTPTAAVNINITVSDQQTLLSTDGINFFSTLVLNLTDTTPQTITVQAVDDGIFETKPHNGAIAHSISSADPIYNSLTIPSLAVSITDNDTAPNSPAIRITEYQDGGNGSEFFEITNIGDTAIDLNGWSYDDDSRIAGTVSLSAFGMVGAGESVIVTENNADNFRNDWGLSSSVKVIGELTVNLGREDEINIFDNTNQLIDSLSYGDSTKFPGTSRANGVSAWTAAANLGTNDITTWTLSTVGDNLNSFNSLSGGIGNPGSYSSAAVPSPAVLLSQSGGSTAVTEGGATDTYTVVLRSQPTADVAIAINADSQLLVSSSTLTFTSANWNIAQTVTVTAVDDALFEGSHTGAISHTAISADINYNGITVPSIATVNITDNDTAVGAVPTITENTASPFINLAATGSGFLSGAINDPTDPARILGIDLAIADADTPVENLTVTVSSSNQSVVANANLNLTGSGGTRNLKINPTDVGFADITISVTDGNNLVEYIINYAASAASVVPTSTRFHYGTSDASTAIAIDAQYMLVADDEDQVIRLYDRTQSGSPITSFDFSSSPGLGSEVDLEGSVQIGNTIYWIGSHGNNSSNNDAPNRERIFATTVAGTGINTTLDFAGSYRFLEDDLIAWDNANGHGLGAGFLGLEASAAGGVSVSSSNGFNIEGLTASPDGNSVYIAFRTPLEPTSDRTQALIVPVTNFSSILDNTGGTAGSATFGAPIQLDLGGRGIRSIERNTTGEYVIIAGAVGAATDSAPNDFRLYTWTGNVADAPVLRTADLTSLNTNGSFEGIVTVPDNLTGSTKIQLLVDNGDTFWYNNSVASKDLDQDNFQKFRTEEVTLDAIKIHTIQGAGHISSLVGQVVTDIPGIVTAVDSNGFYLQDPNPDNDIATSEGIFVFTGSTPTVSVGDAITVTGTVSEFTPGGASTGNLSTTQIGGNPTITILSSDNVLPSAVIIGAGGRVPPSQVIDDDGLTSFDPITDGIDFYESLEGMRVTAKNLLAVSPTNSFGEIYTVVDNGTGATGLSQRGTINIAPNDFNPERIQIDEDNGVFDFAFPNVNVGDRLGDVTGVVGYNFGNFEVIPTEDFVSNIQFANLQPEVTTLNQGSDTLAIATYNVLNLDPNDADGDLDIADGRFNAIASQIVNNLKSPDIIGLQEIQDNSGSTNDGVTSASLTLQTLIDAIAAAGGPTYKFIDNTFITNNNSGGQPGANIRNAFLYNDSRVDLVDGSVQTVPSSSFAAFTDTRLPLIANFAFNGEEITVINNHFSSKGGSSPLFGRNQPSVGGESGGNGQENNAINGSLDQRRAQAEAVNNFVDGILATNPNSNVVVVGDLNEFEFISPLNILAGGNSSVLTNLTNTLPENERYTYNFDGNSQSLDHILVSNNLGATAQVDIVHVNSEFVDNAQRASDHDPILVTLTITQNISTLPAVGTPGNDDIFPVQSSSFDGVQDILFTGAGNDTVDLQLGTLANAGNNRINLGSADDIIYVNRQDRAFGSDGNDEFDATDAKGGNRMSGGEGNDIFYLGSNDRALGGNGDDSFFVQEGGGNLLSGGAGADQFWIVNAQLPQVANTIVDFQVGVDVIGIGGAVSLGITTSTLQLNQVNADTHINFNNQTLAVLTGIQSVSLNLTDSNQFVLV is encoded by the coding sequence ATGGCACTTACAGCAGGAAATATCGCTTTTGTTGGGTTTAACGCGGATGGTAATGACAATATTGCTTTTGTGGCGTTAGTTGATATTAATCCTAACGAAGTAATTATTTTTGAGGATAACGAGTGGAACGGTACTGCTTGGGTTGATACAAACGAAGGTGCTTTTAGCTGGACATCTAACGTTTTAATCCCCGCAGGAACAATCGTCCGCATTGATAACATTGGTTCTGGAGATATCGCTGCCAGCACAGGAACAGTTACCCAACCCGTAGCAGAACGAGGCACTAATAGAGGACTCAGCGCCAGTAGCGAAGTGCTTTATGCCTATCAGGGAGATGCAGCTTCACCCACATTTATGACTGCGATTGCCAATAGCGGATTTAGTACTACAAATGGTCTACTAACGAATACAGGCTTAACAGCCGGGGTAAATGCTTTAGATTTATCATCACTAGCTGCTGGTGGCGCGGATGTTGCAGTTTTCAATGGCGCTCGCACAAACCAAGCTAACTTCGCAGCTTATTTACCGATTATCAATAATCCTAGCAATTGGATTGCTCAAGATGGTGCCGGTGATCAGAGCATTGATACCATTGCCCCAGATGTACCTTTTAGTGATACAGCATTTACATTAGGTGCTGCATCAATTGTAGGGATTACGCTTTCCCAATCTGGTGGCACGACCAATGTCACAGAAGGTGGCGCAACTGACAGCTATACGATTGTCTTAAATAGCCAACCAACAGCAGATGTGATCATCACCCTGAATGGTGATTCACAAGTGACAACTAGCTCCAATTCCCTCACTTTTACGACTGCTAATTGGAATGTCGGGCAGACAGTGACAGTTTCGGCAGTTGATGATGCAATTCTAGAAGATTCTCATCTGGGGACAATCTCCCATAGCGTGACGAGTGTCGATGCTAACTACAATGGATTAGCGATCGCTAACGTTACTGCCAACATCACCGATAATGACTCAACTGGTGCTTCAGGTATCACCATTCAAATCACCGAGTATCTTTACTCTGGGGGCAATGGTGAATTTGTTGAATTGACAAATCTGAGCGACAGTCCCGTAGATTTAACAGGTTGGAGTTACTCTGACAGCAATCGTACCCCTGGTACATTCTCTCTCAGTGGCTTCGGTACGGTAGAAGCTGGTGAATCAGTCATCTTTACTGAAACTGCTGACACTGCTGCATTCCGCACAGCCTGGGGTTTAGATGCAACAGTTAAAGTGATTGGAGATTCTTCACCAGGACTAGGACGCGGTGATGAAATCAATATCTATGACAATAATAACCAACTTGTAGATCGCCTCACCTATGACGATCAAGCGATTGGAGGGGTGCGAACCCAAAACGTGAGCGGCTGGACAGAAATAGATAATCTAGGTATCAATGACGCAACAAAATGGAAACTCTCCACCATTGCTGATGCTCAAAGTTCCGTGTTATCCACTGCTAATGATATTGGTAATCCTGGGCGTTATGTAATTGGAGTTGTACCGACTGTCATCCTCACTCAAACTGGAAGCAACACATCTGTAGCAGAAAACGGTGTAACTGATACTTATACTCTCGCTTTAACTACTACTCCCACAGCCGCAGTCAATATCAATATTACCGTCTCCGATCAACAGACTCTGCTCAGTACAGATGGGATTAACTTCTTTTCTACCCTTGTCCTTAACCTGACTGATACTACACCCCAGACAATTACCGTCCAGGCAGTAGATGATGGCATTTTTGAAACTAAACCCCATAATGGTGCGATCGCTCATAGTATTTCCAGTGCTGATCCTATTTACAACAGTCTGACGATTCCCTCCCTCGCAGTCAGCATCACCGACAACGATACTGCACCAAATTCACCTGCAATCAGAATTACAGAATATCAAGACGGTGGGAATGGCAGTGAATTTTTTGAAATTACCAACATTGGCGATACTGCTATTGATCTAAATGGTTGGAGTTACGACGATGATTCCCGCATTGCTGGTACAGTTTCTTTAAGTGCTTTTGGCATGGTTGGTGCTGGTGAATCGGTAATTGTCACTGAAAATAATGCTGACAATTTCCGCAATGATTGGGGTCTATCGTCATCTGTAAAAGTGATTGGAGAACTCACGGTTAACTTAGGCCGGGAAGATGAAATCAATATTTTTGATAACACCAACCAACTGATTGATAGCCTTTCCTATGGAGATAGTACCAAATTTCCAGGAACATCACGAGCTAATGGTGTCAGTGCTTGGACTGCGGCGGCTAATCTCGGTACAAATGATATCACCACATGGACACTTTCAACGGTGGGAGATAATTTAAATTCCTTTAATTCTCTAAGTGGTGGTATTGGCAACCCTGGAAGTTATAGCAGTGCCGCAGTTCCAAGTCCCGCAGTTTTGCTGAGTCAGTCTGGTGGTAGCACGGCGGTAACAGAAGGAGGAGCAACTGATACTTATACAGTCGTATTGAGAAGTCAGCCAACAGCGGATGTAGCGATCGCAATTAATGCAGATTCACAACTGCTGGTGAGTAGCAGTACTCTGACTTTCACCTCTGCGAATTGGAATATTGCCCAAACCGTTACCGTTACGGCGGTTGATGATGCGTTATTTGAAGGCAGTCACACAGGAGCAATTTCCCATACTGCGATTAGTGCAGATATTAATTACAACGGCATTACAGTTCCCAGTATCGCCACAGTCAATATTACTGATAACGATACGGCGGTAGGTGCAGTCCCAACAATTACAGAAAATACTGCTTCACCTTTTATTAATCTCGCCGCTACAGGATCAGGATTTTTGAGTGGTGCAATTAACGATCCTACCGATCCAGCCAGGATACTGGGTATTGACTTAGCGATCGCTGATGCTGATACACCAGTGGAAAATCTCACAGTCACCGTTAGCAGCAGCAACCAATCAGTTGTAGCGAATGCCAATTTAAACTTGACAGGCAGCGGCGGCACACGCAATTTGAAAATTAATCCGACTGACGTTGGATTTGCAGACATCACCATATCAGTGACGGATGGCAACAATCTTGTTGAATACATCATCAACTATGCCGCTTCTGCTGCCTCAGTTGTCCCTACCAGCACCCGCTTTCACTATGGTACAAGTGACGCTTCCACAGCGATCGCTATTGATGCTCAATATATGCTGGTGGCTGACGATGAAGACCAAGTAATTCGCTTATATGATCGCACTCAATCAGGATCACCAATCACCAGTTTTGACTTCTCCAGTTCCCCTGGCCTTGGTTCGGAAGTAGACCTAGAAGGTTCAGTACAGATTGGTAATACCATTTACTGGATTGGTTCTCATGGTAACAACTCTAGCAACAATGACGCTCCTAATCGCGAACGGATTTTTGCCACTACAGTTGCTGGAACAGGTATTAATACAACTCTCGATTTTGCCGGATCTTACAGATTTCTCGAAGATGATTTAATTGCTTGGGACAATGCTAATGGTCATGGACTCGGTGCGGGTTTCCTGGGTTTAGAGGCAAGTGCAGCAGGAGGTGTTTCTGTCAGTTCTAGCAATGGTTTTAATATTGAAGGTTTAACCGCTAGTCCTGATGGGAACAGTGTTTATATTGCTTTCCGCACACCACTAGAACCCACCAGCGATCGCACCCAAGCCTTAATTGTACCAGTTACTAATTTCTCCTCAATTCTTGATAATACAGGCGGTACAGCAGGTTCAGCCACCTTTGGCGCACCCATACAACTAGATTTAGGTGGTCGTGGTATTCGCAGCATCGAACGCAACACTACAGGGGAGTATGTGATTATCGCCGGAGCGGTGGGAGCAGCAACCGACAGCGCCCCCAATGATTTCCGTCTCTATACATGGACTGGCAATGTTGCAGATGCACCAGTATTGAGAACAGCAGATTTAACTTCTCTGAATACCAATGGTAGCTTTGAAGGAATTGTCACTGTTCCTGACAACCTCACAGGCAGTACCAAGATTCAACTTCTAGTAGATAATGGTGATACTTTCTGGTACAACAACAGTGTTGCATCTAAAGACTTAGATCAAGACAATTTCCAGAAGTTCCGCACTGAAGAAGTTACCCTTGATGCCATCAAAATTCATACTATTCAAGGAGCAGGTCATATATCGTCTTTGGTTGGGCAAGTTGTCACAGATATACCGGGTATTGTTACCGCAGTTGACTCCAATGGGTTCTATCTCCAAGATCCCAATCCTGATAACGATATTGCCACTTCGGAAGGTATTTTCGTCTTTACTGGTAGCACTCCTACAGTCAGCGTTGGCGATGCCATCACTGTTACAGGTACAGTCAGCGAATTTACCCCCGGTGGAGCTAGTACGGGCAATCTTTCCACTACCCAAATTGGTGGCAACCCCACAATCACCATCCTATCTAGTGATAATGTTCTGCCTAGTGCCGTGATCATTGGTGCGGGCGGACGAGTGCCTCCATCTCAAGTTATTGACGACGATGGACTCACATCTTTTGACCCTATCACTGATGGTATTGATTTTTACGAGTCTCTCGAAGGAATGCGGGTAACAGCCAAAAATCTACTTGCTGTTAGTCCTACCAACAGTTTTGGGGAAATCTACACTGTTGTTGATAATGGCACAGGTGCAACTGGTTTGAGTCAGCGTGGCACAATCAACATTGCACCTAATGACTTTAACCCCGAACGCATCCAGATTGATGAAGATAATGGTGTGTTTGACTTTGCCTTCCCGAATGTCAATGTCGGCGATAGGTTGGGTGATGTTACTGGTGTTGTCGGTTATAACTTTGGCAACTTTGAGGTAATTCCCACGGAAGATTTTGTTAGTAATATTCAATTTGCTAATCTGCAACCTGAAGTTACCACTCTTAATCAGGGTAGTGATACCCTAGCGATCGCTACCTACAATGTTCTCAATCTCGATCCCAATGATGCTGATGGTGATCTGGATATTGCTGATGGTCGCTTTAATGCGATCGCTAGTCAAATTGTCAATAATCTCAAAAGTCCTGACATCATTGGTTTACAAGAGATTCAAGATAATAGTGGCAGTACCAATGATGGTGTAACTAGTGCCAGCCTCACCTTACAAACTTTAATTGATGCGATCGCTGCCGCAGGTGGTCCCACTTACAAATTCATTGACAACACCTTCATTACCAATAATAACAGTGGTGGACAGCCCGGTGCAAACATCCGTAACGCTTTCCTCTACAATGACAGCCGCGTTGATTTAGTAGATGGTTCTGTTCAAACTGTTCCCTCTTCTTCCTTTGCTGCTTTCACTGACACTCGACTGCCTCTAATTGCCAACTTCGCTTTTAATGGTGAAGAGATAACCGTTATTAACAATCACTTTTCATCTAAAGGTGGTAGCAGTCCACTTTTTGGTAGGAATCAGCCCTCCGTTGGTGGTGAATCTGGTGGAAATGGACAAGAAAATAACGCCATTAATGGTTCTTTAGACCAGCGTCGCGCCCAAGCTGAAGCGGTAAATAATTTTGTAGATGGGATTTTGGCAACTAATCCTAATTCTAATGTTGTTGTGGTCGGTGATTTGAACGAATTTGAGTTTATCTCACCTTTGAATATTCTCGCAGGTGGGAATAGCTCTGTCCTTACCAACCTCACCAATACTTTGCCAGAAAATGAACGGTATACCTACAACTTTGATGGTAATTCTCAATCTCTTGACCATATTTTGGTGAGTAATAATTTGGGTGCAACTGCCCAAGTTGACATTGTTCATGTTAATAGTGAGTTTGTGGACAATGCTCAACGGGCAAGTGACCATGATCCAATTTTAGTAACGCTAACAATAACTCAGAACATTTCCACATTACCTGCCGTTGGTACACCTGGTAATGATGATATCTTCCCGGTTCAAAGTAGCAGCTTTGATGGTGTACAAGATATTCTATTTACCGGAGCAGGAAATGATACCGTAGACCTCCAACTTGGCACGTTAGCTAATGCAGGAAATAACCGCATTAATCTAGGCAGTGCCGATGATATTATCTACGTCAATCGCCAAGATAGAGCTTTCGGTAGCGATGGTAATGATGAATTTGATGCTACTGATGCTAAAGGTGGAAATCGGATGTCTGGTGGTGAGGGAAATGATATTTTCTATCTGGGTAGCAATGACCGCGCTTTAGGTGGTAACGGTGATGATAGCTTCTTTGTTCAAGAAGGTGGTGGTAACTTGCTTTCTGGTGGCGCTGGTGCTGACCAATTCTGGATTGTTAATGCTCAACTACCACAAGTTGCTAATACCATTGTTGACTTCCAAGTTGGTGTTGATGTTATTGGTATTGGTGGTGCTGTTAGCTTAGGTATTACTACATCGACACTTCAGTTAAATCAAGTAAATGCTGACACCCACATTAACTTTAACAATCAAACTCTCGCTGTTCTCACTGGCATTCAATCTGTGAGCTTGAATTTGACTGACTCTAACCAGTTCGTATTGGTGTAA
- a CDS encoding NAD(P)-dependent alcohol dehydrogenase: MKAVVIRRYGSAEVLQYEEVEQPKIKPEQLLVKVHASSVNPIDWKIRQGMLSLLTGNNFPMILGFDVAGEVVEVGSQVTRFQVGDAIYGSTSFPGGAYAEFAAIPENFAAPKPTNMSYEEAATVPLAALTALQALQDLGNIKLGQTVLINGASGGVGIFAVQIAKTLGAEVTGVCSTRNLDLVKSLNADLVIDYTQQDFTEGNVQYDIIFDAVAKRAFSNCRKVLKPNGVFISTLPNPEMILQSFLTMFMPGQKVKFVLERPNSKDLVYLKDLIEGGKMRTLIDSTYPLQDLAKAHRYSEGGRAVGKIAILTERIAIATLT, translated from the coding sequence ATGAAAGCTGTTGTTATCCGTCGCTATGGTTCTGCTGAAGTGTTGCAGTATGAAGAGGTGGAACAGCCGAAAATAAAACCTGAGCAGTTACTGGTAAAGGTTCATGCTAGTAGTGTTAATCCCATTGATTGGAAAATCCGCCAGGGAATGTTGAGTTTATTGACGGGAAACAATTTCCCAATGATTCTGGGGTTTGATGTGGCTGGGGAAGTGGTAGAAGTTGGTTCACAAGTGACGCGCTTCCAAGTAGGAGATGCTATTTATGGCAGTACTAGTTTTCCTGGAGGTGCTTATGCAGAATTTGCAGCTATCCCGGAAAATTTTGCGGCTCCCAAACCCACAAATATGAGTTATGAGGAAGCAGCTACTGTACCTTTAGCGGCGCTAACGGCTCTACAAGCCCTGCAAGACTTGGGAAATATCAAATTAGGTCAAACGGTATTGATTAATGGGGCTTCGGGCGGTGTGGGCATTTTTGCGGTGCAAATTGCTAAGACGTTGGGGGCTGAGGTGACAGGTGTTTGCAGTACCAGAAATTTGGATTTGGTGAAATCTTTGAATGCAGATTTAGTGATTGACTATACGCAACAGGATTTTACAGAAGGTAATGTGCAGTACGATATTATTTTTGATGCAGTTGCCAAACGAGCATTTTCTAATTGCAGAAAAGTTTTAAAGCCAAATGGGGTTTTTATTTCCACGTTACCTAACCCGGAAATGATTTTGCAGAGTTTTTTAACAATGTTTATGCCGGGACAAAAGGTAAAATTTGTGTTGGAAAGACCGAATAGCAAGGATTTGGTTTATTTAAAAGATTTGATTGAAGGGGGTAAAATGCGGACTTTGATTGATAGCACCTATCCTTTACAAGATTTAGCAAAAGCTCATCGGTATAGTGAAGGAGGGCGTGCGGTGGGAAAAATTGCGATTCTTACGGAGCGCATTGCGATCGCAACGCTTACTTGA
- the nifB gene encoding nitrogenase cofactor biosynthesis protein NifB, whose amino-acid sequence MTLPATNILTSSNQESIITPAKSAGCGCDSTTTPEMDEKLIERIAKHPCYSEEAHHHYARMHVAVAPACNIQCNYCNRKYDCANESRPGVVSELLTPEEAAHKVLVIAGKIPQMTVLGVAGPGDPLANPEKTFRTFELIADKAPDIKLCLSTNGLMLTEYVDRIKQLNIDHVTITLNTIDPEIGAQIYSWVHYKRKRYRGVEGAKILLEKQLEGLQALKEADILCKVNSVMIPGVNDKHLVEVNKAIRERGAFLHNIMPLISAPEHGTHFGLTGQRGPTGKELKEVQDNCSGNMKMMRHCRQCRADAVGLLGEDRSQEFTKDKFLEMAPEYNLETRQEVHEGIEKFREEIKAAKDKAKATAVESNNGKSLQNKPKILVAVATKGGGLVNQHFGHAKEFQVYEVDGNEVRFVSHRKIDQYCQGGYSEEATADNIMKAIADCKAVLVSKIGNCPKEKLEAAGIQTVEAYDVIEKVALEFYEQYVATGE is encoded by the coding sequence ATGACACTACCTGCTACAAACATTCTCACCTCCTCCAATCAGGAATCCATTATCACCCCAGCTAAATCTGCTGGTTGCGGTTGCGACAGCACCACAACTCCAGAAATGGACGAAAAACTTATAGAACGCATAGCCAAACATCCTTGCTATAGTGAAGAAGCTCATCATCACTATGCCCGGATGCACGTTGCAGTTGCACCAGCTTGTAATATTCAATGCAACTATTGTAACCGCAAGTATGACTGTGCTAACGAAAGTCGCCCTGGAGTGGTAAGTGAGTTGCTCACACCTGAAGAAGCCGCACATAAAGTGTTGGTAATTGCGGGTAAAATTCCCCAAATGACAGTTTTGGGAGTTGCGGGGCCTGGTGATCCTTTGGCTAATCCAGAAAAAACTTTCCGTACTTTTGAATTAATTGCAGATAAAGCACCAGATATTAAACTGTGCTTATCTACGAACGGTTTGATGTTAACAGAATATGTTGATCGCATCAAACAATTAAATATAGATCACGTTACTATCACCCTTAACACTATCGACCCAGAAATAGGCGCACAAATCTATTCTTGGGTTCATTACAAACGTAAGCGTTATAGAGGCGTGGAAGGAGCAAAAATTCTCCTAGAAAAGCAGTTGGAAGGTTTGCAAGCTCTCAAAGAAGCTGATATCTTGTGCAAAGTTAATTCCGTGATGATTCCTGGAGTTAATGACAAACATTTAGTAGAAGTTAACAAAGCTATTCGTGAGAGAGGTGCATTCTTACACAACATCATGCCGCTGATTTCTGCACCGGAACATGGTACACACTTTGGTTTAACAGGTCAACGGGGACCCACAGGTAAAGAACTGAAGGAAGTCCAAGACAACTGTTCTGGTAACATGAAAATGATGCGTCACTGTCGTCAGTGCCGAGCAGATGCGGTAGGATTATTAGGAGAAGACCGCAGCCAAGAATTCACCAAAGATAAATTCTTGGAAATGGCCCCAGAATATAACTTGGAAACACGCCAAGAAGTTCACGAAGGTATTGAGAAATTTAGAGAAGAAATTAAAGCAGCTAAAGATAAAGCAAAAGCAACTGCTGTAGAGAGTAACAATGGCAAATCTCTACAAAACAAACCCAAAATCTTAGTTGCAGTAGCAACAAAAGGTGGTGGATTAGTTAACCAACACTTCGGACACGCTAAAGAATTTCAAGTGTATGAAGTTGATGGTAACGAAGTGCGCTTTGTCAGTCATCGCAAGATTGACCAATATTGTCAAGGTGGATACAGCGAAGAAGCTACCGCAGACAATATAATGAAAGCGATCGCAGATTGTAAAGCGGTCTTGGTATCCAAAATCGGCAACTGTCCTAAAGAAAAACTAGAAGCAGCCGGGATACAAACTGTTGAAGCTTACGACGTAATTGAAAAAGTTGCTCTAGAGTTTTACGAGCAATATGTAGCGACTGGGGAATAG
- a CDS encoding DUF362 domain-containing protein, protein MAYKITSQCISCKLCLSVCPTGAIKVVDGIHWIDSELCTNCIDSIYTVPQCKAGCPTAHGCVKQPSDYWEGWFANYNRVLAKLTNKQDYWERWRNTYSQKFSEQLQKHQVVV, encoded by the coding sequence ATGGCTTACAAAATTACTAGCCAGTGTATTTCCTGCAAGCTTTGTTTGTCTGTTTGTCCCACCGGTGCAATTAAAGTAGTTGACGGTATTCACTGGATTGACTCTGAACTTTGCACAAACTGTATTGACAGTATTTACACCGTACCTCAATGTAAAGCTGGTTGTCCCACTGCTCATGGTTGCGTTAAACAACCAAGCGATTATTGGGAAGGTTGGTTTGCTAATTACAATCGCGTTTTAGCAAAGTTGACAAATAAACAAGATTACTGGGAACGTTGGCGGAATACTTATTCCCAAAAGTTCTCCGAACAGTTGCAAAAGCATCAAGTAGTGGTTTAG
- the nifS gene encoding cysteine desulfurase NifS, with protein sequence MQKNCIYLDNNATTKVDPAVLEAMLPYLTDYYGNPSSMHSFGGQLGKGVKIAREQIAALLGAEESEIIFTSCGTEGDNAAIRGALLAQPEKRHIITTQVEHPAVLNVCKQLETQGYTVTYLSVNAKGQLDLDELEASLTGNTALVSVMYANNETGTIFPIEEIGARVKEYGAIFHVDAVQAVGKIPLNMKTSTIDMLTISGHKIHAPKGIGVLYVRRGVRFRPFLLGGHQERGRRAGTENVPGIIALGKAAELEMLNLEEATKRESRLRDRLEKALLAKIPDCEVNGDPSHRLPNTTNIGFKYIEGEAILLSLNKYGICASSGSACTSGSLEPSHVLRAMGLPYTTLHGSIRFSLCRYTTEAEIDQVIAVMPEIVERLRALSPFKNDNAGWLQQQSVGAKHSENSLSEKRIIDRPNASPVH encoded by the coding sequence ATGCAAAAGAATTGCATCTATCTCGATAACAATGCTACCACCAAAGTAGATCCAGCAGTTTTAGAGGCGATGCTGCCTTATCTGACGGATTATTACGGCAATCCTTCTAGTATGCACAGTTTTGGTGGACAACTTGGTAAAGGTGTCAAAATAGCCAGAGAACAAATTGCAGCTTTATTAGGAGCAGAAGAATCAGAAATCATCTTTACCAGTTGTGGAACTGAGGGAGATAATGCTGCTATTCGTGGTGCATTATTAGCTCAACCAGAAAAACGCCACATTATCACAACTCAGGTAGAACATCCCGCAGTTTTGAATGTCTGCAAACAGTTAGAAACCCAAGGTTATACTGTTACCTATTTGTCAGTAAATGCGAAGGGACAGTTAGATTTAGATGAACTGGAAGCTTCCCTGACAGGTAACACCGCTTTGGTGAGCGTGATGTATGCCAATAATGAAACCGGCACTATCTTTCCAATTGAAGAGATTGGTGCTAGAGTTAAGGAATACGGCGCTATCTTCCATGTCGATGCAGTTCAAGCGGTAGGTAAAATACCCTTGAACATGAAGACCAGCACCATAGATATGTTAACTATATCTGGTCACAAAATCCACGCACCCAAAGGCATCGGTGTTCTATATGTGCGTCGTGGAGTTCGGTTCCGTCCTTTTCTCCTTGGTGGACACCAAGAACGGGGACGCAGAGCAGGGACAGAGAACGTTCCCGGAATTATTGCTCTGGGCAAAGCTGCGGAACTGGAAATGCTAAATTTAGAAGAGGCAACCAAGAGAGAAAGCCGATTGCGCGATAGATTGGAAAAAGCCCTCCTTGCTAAAATTCCCGACTGTGAAGTCAACGGTGATCCTAGTCATAGATTACCAAACACCACAAATATTGGTTTCAAATATATTGAAGGTGAAGCAATTTTGCTCTCCTTAAATAAATACGGTATTTGTGCTTCTTCTGGTTCTGCTTGTACTTCTGGTTCTCTAGAACCTTCCCATGTTTTAAGAGCGATGGGTTTACCCTACACCACTTTACATGGTTCGATTCGTTTCAGTCTTTGCCGCTACACTACCGAAGCTGAAATTGATCAAGTTATCGCAGTCATGCCAGAAATTGTTGAACGTCTCCGCGCTTTATCTCCCTTCAAAAATGATAATGCGGGTTGGTTACAACAACAATCCGTAGGGGCGAAGCATTCGGAAAATAGCCTTTCGGAAAAACGGATAATTGATCGCCCGAATGCTTCGCCCGTACATTAG